Proteins from a single region of Halorubrum sp. 2020YC2:
- the uvrB gene encoding excinuclease ABC subunit UvrB yields the protein MSDADSPLSEDRPTVDRPLRVDAPFEPAGDQPEAIEGLVEGFESGADKQTLLGVTGSGKTNTVSWVAEELDQPTLVLAHNKTLAAQLYEEFRELFPDNAVEYFVSYYDYYQPEAYVEQTDTFIDKEMSINEEIDRLRHSATRSLLTRDDVIVVASVSAIYGLGDPGNYRDMALRLEVGEAVGREELLTRLVDLNYERNDVDFTQGTFRVRGDTVEIYPMYGRYAVRVELWGEEIDRMLKVDPMHGEVVSEEPAVMLHPAEHYSIPDDQLEQAIAEIEDLMEKRVSYFERQGDLVAAQRIEERTTFDVEMLREAGYCSGIENYSVHMDDRESGDAPYTLLDYFPDDFLTVVDESHQTIPQIKGQYEGDKSRKDSLVENGFRLPTAYDNRPLTFEEFEEKTDRTLYVSATPGDYERETSDRIVEQIVRPTHLVDPKVEVTGATGQVDDLLERVDERIERDERVLVTTLTKRMAEDLTEYFEEAGVDVAYMHDETDTLERHEIIRDLRLGNIDVLVGINLLREGLDIPEVSLVAILDADQEGFLRSTTTLVQTMGRAARNVNGEVVLYADEVTDSMEAAIEETQRRREIQLEYNEEHGYEATTIDKPVSETNLPGSKTDTSSVSVGDVESEDEAKAQIEALEDRMDEAASNLEFELAADIRDRIAELRRAFEIDAGDEGVPAPAIDE from the coding sequence GTGAGCGACGCCGACTCCCCCCTCTCCGAGGACCGCCCGACCGTCGACCGCCCCCTCCGCGTCGACGCCCCGTTCGAGCCGGCGGGCGACCAGCCCGAGGCGATCGAGGGGCTGGTCGAGGGGTTCGAGTCGGGCGCGGACAAGCAGACGCTGCTCGGCGTGACGGGGTCCGGGAAGACCAACACCGTCTCGTGGGTCGCGGAGGAGTTAGACCAGCCCACCCTCGTTCTCGCCCACAACAAGACGCTCGCGGCCCAGTTATACGAGGAGTTCCGCGAGCTGTTCCCCGACAACGCCGTCGAGTACTTCGTCTCCTACTACGACTACTACCAGCCGGAGGCGTACGTCGAGCAGACGGACACGTTCATCGACAAGGAGATGTCGATAAACGAGGAGATCGACCGCCTGCGCCACTCCGCGACGCGCTCGCTCCTCACCCGCGACGACGTGATCGTCGTCGCCTCGGTCTCGGCCATCTACGGGCTGGGCGACCCGGGGAACTACCGCGATATGGCGCTCCGCTTAGAGGTGGGCGAGGCGGTCGGCCGCGAGGAGCTTCTCACCCGCCTCGTCGACCTGAACTACGAGCGCAACGACGTGGACTTCACGCAGGGCACCTTCCGCGTCCGGGGCGACACCGTCGAGATCTACCCGATGTACGGGCGCTACGCGGTGCGCGTCGAACTGTGGGGCGAGGAGATCGACCGGATGCTCAAGGTCGACCCGATGCACGGCGAGGTCGTGAGCGAGGAGCCGGCGGTAATGTTACACCCGGCGGAGCACTACTCGATCCCCGACGACCAACTGGAACAGGCGATCGCGGAGATAGAGGACCTGATGGAGAAGCGGGTGAGCTACTTCGAGCGGCAGGGCGACCTCGTCGCCGCCCAGCGAATCGAGGAGCGCACCACCTTCGACGTCGAGATGCTCCGCGAGGCGGGCTACTGCTCGGGGATAGAGAACTACTCCGTCCACATGGACGACCGCGAGTCGGGCGACGCCCCCTACACCCTGCTCGACTACTTCCCGGACGACTTCCTCACCGTCGTCGACGAGTCCCACCAGACGATCCCCCAGATCAAAGGCCAGTACGAGGGGGACAAGTCGCGGAAGGACTCGCTGGTCGAGAACGGGTTCCGGCTGCCGACCGCCTACGACAACCGCCCCCTCACCTTCGAGGAGTTCGAGGAGAAGACGGACCGCACACTCTACGTCTCCGCGACGCCCGGCGACTACGAGCGCGAGACCTCCGACCGCATCGTCGAGCAGATCGTCCGCCCGACGCACCTCGTCGACCCGAAGGTGGAGGTGACGGGCGCGACCGGGCAGGTCGACGACCTCCTCGAACGCGTCGACGAGCGGATCGAGCGCGACGAGCGCGTCCTCGTCACCACGCTCACGAAGCGCATGGCCGAGGACCTCACCGAGTACTTCGAGGAGGCGGGCGTCGACGTGGCGTACATGCACGACGAGACGGACACCCTCGAACGCCACGAGATCATCCGCGACCTCCGGCTCGGCAACATCGACGTGCTCGTCGGGATCAACCTGCTCCGCGAGGGGCTCGACATCCCGGAGGTGAGCCTCGTCGCCATCCTCGACGCCGACCAGGAGGGGTTCCTCCGCTCCACCACCACCCTCGTCCAGACGATGGGGCGGGCCGCCCGCAACGTCAACGGCGAGGTCGTGCTCTACGCCGACGAGGTGACCGACTCGATGGAGGCGGCCATCGAGGAGACCCAGCGCCGCCGCGAGATCCAGTTGGAGTACAACGAGGAGCACGGTTACGAGGCGACCACCATCGACAAGCCGGTGAGCGAGACGAACCTCCCCGGCTCGAAGACGGACACCTCGAGCGTGAGCGTGGGCGACGTCGAGAGCGAGGACGAGGCGAAAGCGCAGATCGAGGCGCTCGAAGACCGGATGGACGAGGCCGCGAGCAACCTGGAGTTCGAGCTGGCGGCCGACATCCGCGACCGGATCGCGGAGCTTCGGCGCGCCTTCGAGATCGACGCGGGCGACGAGGGCGTCCCTGCGCCGGCGATAGACGAGTAG
- a CDS encoding ribonucleoside-diphosphate reductase subunit alpha — MAQTELDSVAEQHTEPFYWLNEDSREFLREGYLLEGVEAEERVRQIAERAEEILGEEGFADKFYEYMSRGFYSLASPIWSNFGLDRGLPISCFGSYMEDTIESILYTQAEVGEMTKQGGGTSGYFGELRPRGSPITDNGKSNGSYSFTELFDTIINVISQGETRRGQFAGYIDVEHDDLEEWLNIKTEGDPVQDIYYGVIVGDDWFQAMIDGDEEKRETWADIIETRINIGVPYIIFRGNMNEGKPQVYKDKEYQINASNLCTEIALPATADESFVCCLSSMNALHYDEWKDTDAVETLTRFLDAVMEEFIQRTEGVRFMERAVRFAKRHRAIGIGVLGWHSYLQSNMIPFDSMEAMERNEEIFRTIRERSYEASEALADKFGEPEVLEGYGRRNTTTMSVAPTKSSSVILGQVSPSIEPLKSNYFVRDGAKLKSTQKNRFLQALLAERGKDTREVWDSIANKDGSVQHLECLTDEEKEVFKTFAEIPQMAIINQAAQRQKHIDQAQSVNVSIDPSEVSVKEINQLYIEAWKKGVKSLYYQHSVNAAQKFSRDILECKACES, encoded by the coding sequence ATGGCACAAACAGAACTCGACAGCGTTGCGGAACAACATACAGAACCGTTCTACTGGCTGAACGAGGACAGCAGAGAGTTTCTCAGAGAGGGGTACCTGCTTGAGGGCGTCGAAGCGGAAGAGAGGGTCAGACAGATAGCGGAGCGCGCCGAAGAGATCCTGGGTGAGGAGGGGTTCGCGGACAAGTTCTACGAGTACATGAGCCGCGGCTTCTACAGCCTCGCCAGCCCGATATGGTCCAACTTCGGACTGGACAGAGGCCTCCCTATCAGTTGCTTCGGCAGCTACATGGAGGATACCATCGAGAGTATTCTCTACACCCAAGCGGAGGTGGGTGAGATGACCAAGCAGGGCGGAGGCACGAGCGGGTACTTCGGTGAGCTGCGGCCGCGGGGCAGTCCGATAACGGACAACGGCAAGAGCAACGGGAGTTACAGCTTCACAGAGCTGTTCGACACGATCATCAACGTCATCAGTCAGGGCGAAACCCGGCGGGGGCAGTTCGCCGGCTACATCGACGTCGAACACGACGACTTGGAAGAATGGCTCAACATCAAAACCGAGGGAGACCCGGTACAGGACATCTACTACGGCGTCATCGTCGGTGACGACTGGTTTCAGGCGATGATCGACGGCGACGAGGAGAAGCGAGAGACATGGGCGGATATCATCGAGACCCGGATCAACATCGGCGTTCCGTATATCATTTTCCGGGGGAACATGAACGAGGGGAAGCCGCAGGTGTACAAGGACAAGGAGTACCAGATAAACGCGTCCAACCTGTGTACGGAGATAGCGCTGCCGGCCACCGCGGACGAGAGCTTCGTCTGCTGTCTCTCGAGCATGAACGCTCTCCACTACGACGAGTGGAAGGACACCGATGCGGTGGAGACGCTGACTCGGTTCCTGGACGCGGTGATGGAGGAGTTCATCCAGCGCACGGAGGGAGTCCGGTTCATGGAGCGGGCCGTGCGGTTCGCGAAACGGCACAGGGCGATAGGGATCGGCGTCCTCGGGTGGCACAGCTACCTCCAGAGCAACATGATCCCCTTCGACAGCATGGAGGCGATGGAGAGGAACGAAGAGATATTCCGAACCATCAGAGAGCGGAGTTACGAGGCGAGCGAAGCGCTTGCCGATAAGTTCGGGGAGCCGGAGGTTCTCGAGGGGTACGGCAGACGAAACACGACGACGATGAGCGTGGCGCCGACGAAATCGAGCAGCGTCATTCTGGGTCAGGTCAGTCCGAGCATCGAGCCGCTGAAATCGAACTACTTCGTGCGAGACGGTGCGAAGCTGAAGTCGACGCAGAAGAACAGATTCCTTCAGGCGCTACTGGCGGAGCGGGGCAAAGACACCCGCGAAGTCTGGGACAGCATCGCGAACAAAGACGGGAGCGTCCAACATCTCGAGTGTCTGACGGACGAAGAGAAAGAGGTGTTCAAGACCTTCGCAGAGATACCGCAGATGGCGATCATCAACCAGGCGGCACAGAGACAGAAGCACATCGACCAGGCGCAGAGCGTGAACGTCTCGATCGATCCGAGCGAAGTGAGCGTCAAAGAGATCAATCAGCTCTACATCGAAGCGTGGAAGAAAGGGGTCAAGAGCCTCTACTATCAGCACAGCGTGAACGCCGCACAGAAGTTCAGTCGAGATATCCTCGAGTGTAAGGCCTGTGAGAGCTGA
- the pepF gene encoding oligoendopeptidase F, whose translation MSSVPERSEIDAEYKWDLDGIYADDEAWEAARETVEDRIDELRDYEGRVTDDAATLLELLELREEIFRELQQVTTYARLRSAEDTRNQEYQAMSARASSLGSEASSAISYLEPELQTLTESDVEAFVDDEPELATYEHYLDDVLRKKPHTRSSEVEEVLADLSEVTDAPSEIYSMLTNADMTYGVVEDPDGEEVEITQANFTKLQTNPDREFRERVHETFYDEWADVRNTVGTSLEKAVREHVTSAEIRDYDSARAAALDGSNVPVEVYDTLVDTVDDNLDVLHRHADLKAEALGVDQLQSHDLYMSLTGDQGPDVEYEQAREWVIEAVAPLGDAYQERLAEGLDSRWVDVYENRGKRSGAFSSGTYDTQPYIMMNYQDDIASMYTLAHELGHSMHSELAGDAQPWHDASYEIFVAEIASTVNETLLTHHLLDTVEDDELRTHVLDEYLERFRSTLFRQTMFAAFEQEIHERVEAGDALTPDAFDEAYADLKGDYYAPAELTGGIEREWQRIPHFYYDFYVYQYATGISAAAAIVERVLEEGESAAADYREMLKAGGSKYPLDVVELAGIDMASPDPIESAVGVYDEYLDEIATLLDLE comes from the coding sequence ATGAGTTCGGTTCCCGAGCGATCCGAGATCGACGCCGAGTACAAGTGGGACCTCGACGGCATCTACGCCGACGACGAGGCGTGGGAGGCGGCCCGCGAGACGGTCGAAGACCGGATCGACGAGCTTCGCGACTACGAGGGGCGCGTCACCGACGACGCCGCGACCCTGCTCGAACTGCTCGAACTGCGCGAGGAGATCTTCCGCGAGCTACAGCAGGTGACCACGTACGCCCGGCTCCGCAGCGCCGAGGACACGCGGAACCAGGAGTATCAGGCGATGTCCGCGCGGGCGTCCTCGCTCGGCTCCGAGGCGTCGAGCGCGATCTCGTACCTCGAACCTGAGCTACAGACGCTCACGGAGTCGGACGTCGAGGCGTTCGTCGACGACGAGCCGGAGCTCGCGACCTACGAGCACTACCTCGACGACGTGTTGCGGAAGAAGCCGCACACGCGGTCGAGCGAGGTCGAGGAGGTGCTCGCGGACCTCTCCGAGGTCACCGACGCGCCGAGCGAGATCTACTCGATGCTGACGAACGCCGACATGACCTACGGCGTCGTCGAGGACCCCGACGGCGAGGAGGTTGAGATCACGCAGGCGAACTTCACGAAGCTCCAGACGAACCCGGACCGCGAGTTCCGCGAGCGCGTCCATGAGACGTTCTACGACGAGTGGGCGGACGTCCGCAACACGGTCGGCACGTCGCTTGAGAAGGCCGTCCGCGAACACGTCACGAGCGCCGAGATCCGCGACTACGACTCCGCGCGCGCCGCCGCGCTCGACGGCTCGAACGTCCCCGTCGAGGTGTACGACACCCTCGTCGACACCGTCGACGACAACCTCGACGTGCTCCACCGCCACGCCGACCTGAAGGCCGAGGCCCTCGGCGTCGACCAGCTACAGAGCCACGATCTCTACATGTCGCTGACGGGCGACCAGGGTCCCGACGTGGAGTACGAGCAGGCCCGCGAGTGGGTGATCGAGGCGGTCGCGCCGCTGGGCGACGCGTATCAGGAGCGGCTGGCCGAGGGGTTAGACTCGCGGTGGGTCGACGTGTACGAGAACCGCGGGAAGCGCTCGGGCGCGTTCTCCTCGGGCACCTACGACACCCAGCCGTACATCATGATGAACTACCAGGACGACATCGCCTCGATGTACACGCTGGCCCACGAGCTCGGCCACTCGATGCACTCCGAACTCGCGGGCGACGCCCAGCCGTGGCACGACGCGAGCTACGAGATCTTCGTCGCTGAGATCGCCTCCACGGTCAACGAGACGCTGCTCACCCACCACCTGCTCGATACCGTCGAGGACGACGAGCTCCGCACCCACGTCCTCGACGAGTACCTCGAACGCTTCCGCTCGACCCTCTTCCGACAGACGATGTTCGCCGCCTTCGAGCAGGAGATCCACGAGCGCGTGGAGGCCGGCGACGCGCTCACGCCCGACGCGTTCGACGAGGCCTACGCCGACCTGAAGGGCGACTACTACGCGCCCGCAGAGCTGACGGGCGGCATCGAGCGCGAGTGGCAGCGCATCCCGCACTTCTACTACGACTTCTACGTCTACCAGTACGCGACGGGCATCTCCGCCGCGGCCGCCATCGTCGAGCGCGTCTTAGAAGAGGGCGAGTCCGCGGCCGCCGACTACCGCGAGATGCTGAAGGCTGGCGGCTCGAAGTACCCCCTCGACGTCGTCGAACTCGCCGGCATCGACATGGCCTCGCCCGACCCGATCGAGTCCGCGGTCGGCGTCTACGACGAGTACCTCGACGAGATCGCGACGCTGCTCGACTTGGAGTGA
- the rimI gene encoding ribosomal protein S18-alanine N-acetyltransferase encodes MSAADVTVRRAERADLLAVVRIERACFSDPWPHDAFERLLDEPAFLVAERDGAVAGFVVADRTPNHGRDIGHIKDLAVHPDARGRGIGRTLLRSALARLRATGVAVARLEVREGNDPARSLYADEGFDPIRRVGGYYRDGEDALVLVVDLAAWAGGEAE; translated from the coding sequence GTGAGCGCCGCAGACGTGACGGTCCGACGGGCCGAGCGCGCCGACCTCCTCGCGGTGGTCCGGATCGAGCGCGCCTGCTTCTCGGACCCGTGGCCGCACGACGCCTTCGAGCGACTGCTGGACGAGCCGGCGTTCCTCGTGGCGGAGCGGGATGGCGCGGTCGCGGGGTTCGTCGTCGCGGACCGAACGCCGAACCACGGCCGCGACATCGGCCATATCAAGGACCTCGCCGTCCACCCGGACGCCCGCGGTCGGGGGATCGGCCGGACGCTCCTCCGGTCGGCGCTGGCCCGGCTCCGCGCGACGGGAGTGGCCGTCGCCCGGCTGGAGGTGCGCGAGGGCAACGACCCCGCCCGGTCGCTGTACGCCGACGAGGGGTTCGACCCGATCCGGCGGGTCGGCGGCTACTACCGCGACGGCGAGGACGCGCTCGTTCTCGTCGTCGACCTCGCAGCGTGGGCCGGGGGAGAAGCCGAGTAG
- a CDS encoding SPFH domain-containing protein, giving the protein MGTQGPRGEPAELEDLLGEIPDGVWQYLALGVALLVGVALLGQSLVFGVAALAVLLAAVTIVSAVEIVDAYDKEALTVFGEYRELLEPGVHLIPPFVSRTHAFDMRTQTIDVPSQSAITRDNSPVTADAVVYIKVMDAKKAYLEVDDYKNAVSNLAQTTLRAVIGDMELDDTLSQRELINDRINEELDEPTDEWGIRVEAVEVREVSPSQEVQRAMEQQTGAERRRRAMILEAQGERRSAVEQAEGDKQSNIIRAQGEKQSQILEAQGDAISTVLRARSAESMGERAIIERGMETLEEIGKGESTTFVLPQELTSLVGRYGKALSGSDVQDMEGLESKEFDEETEKLLGLEDIESALEQLDTVADSDLRTDETRDSDTARDVDLARQEATREADRDIELETESERPGT; this is encoded by the coding sequence ATGGGAACACAAGGTCCGCGCGGCGAGCCCGCCGAGCTAGAGGATCTGCTGGGAGAGATCCCGGACGGGGTCTGGCAGTACCTCGCGCTCGGCGTCGCCCTCCTCGTCGGCGTCGCCCTCCTCGGGCAGAGCCTCGTCTTCGGCGTCGCGGCGCTCGCGGTGCTTCTGGCGGCCGTCACGATCGTCAGCGCCGTCGAGATCGTCGACGCCTACGACAAGGAGGCGCTCACCGTTTTCGGAGAGTACCGGGAGCTGCTCGAACCGGGCGTCCACCTCATCCCGCCGTTCGTCTCGCGGACGCACGCGTTCGACATGCGGACCCAGACGATCGACGTGCCGAGCCAGTCGGCCATCACCCGGGACAACTCCCCCGTGACCGCCGACGCGGTCGTCTACATCAAGGTGATGGACGCGAAGAAGGCGTATCTGGAGGTCGACGACTACAAGAACGCCGTCTCGAACCTCGCGCAGACCACCCTCCGCGCCGTCATCGGCGACATGGAACTCGACGACACGCTCTCGCAGCGGGAGCTGATCAACGACCGGATCAACGAGGAGCTAGACGAGCCGACCGACGAGTGGGGGATCCGCGTCGAGGCCGTCGAGGTCCGCGAGGTGAGCCCCTCGCAGGAGGTCCAGCGCGCGATGGAGCAACAGACCGGCGCCGAGCGCCGCCGCCGCGCGATGATCCTCGAAGCGCAGGGGGAACGCCGCTCCGCGGTCGAGCAGGCCGAGGGTGACAAGCAGTCCAACATCATCCGCGCGCAGGGGGAGAAACAGAGCCAGATCCTCGAAGCGCAGGGGGACGCCATCTCGACCGTCCTCCGCGCGCGCTCCGCCGAGTCGATGGGCGAGCGCGCCATCATCGAGCGTGGCATGGAGACCCTCGAAGAGATCGGGAAAGGCGAGTCCACCACCTTCGTCCTCCCGCAGGAGCTCACGAGTCTGGTGGGTCGCTACGGCAAGGCCCTCTCCGGCTCCGACGTCCAAGACATGGAGGGATTAGAGAGCAAGGAGTTCGACGAGGAGACGGAGAAGCTGCTCGGGTTAGAGGACATCGAGAGCGCTCTCGAACAGCTTGACACCGTGGCCGACAGCGATCTCCGGACCGACGAGACCCGGGACTCGGACACGGCCCGCGACGTCGACCTCGCCCGGCAGGAGGCGACCCGCGAGGCCGACCGCGACATCGAACTGGAGACGGAGAGCGAGCGGCCGGGGACGTAA
- a CDS encoding AbrB/MazE/SpoVT family DNA-binding domain-containing protein — translation MVSSTNEPTVVRVSQKGQATIPKGLREKFGIEAPGEVFIYEDEGRIVVEPVPSPDELHGIHADEHERGEALERVRELRDDEKRRETERADRLRPSEDE, via the coding sequence ATGGTGAGTAGTACAAACGAACCGACCGTAGTACGCGTCTCGCAGAAGGGACAGGCCACGATCCCGAAGGGGCTCCGCGAGAAGTTCGGGATCGAGGCGCCCGGCGAGGTGTTCATTTACGAGGACGAGGGGCGGATCGTCGTCGAACCGGTCCCCTCGCCGGACGAACTCCACGGGATCCACGCCGACGAGCACGAGCGCGGCGAGGCGCTGGAGCGCGTACGGGAACTGAGAGACGACGAGAAGCGTCGGGAAACGGAGCGGGCGGACCGGCTCCGCCCGTCCGAGGACGAATGA
- a CDS encoding PIN domain-containing protein produces the protein MSGRYVFDTEAIVAYLYGEPGHEAVAGLLDEVFAGESAGALAETNAGEVFYLVARFVGVDDAPTDASLREADRDLRALERRGLAIESADWRLAAEVKAHGDISLADAHAVALASERDATLVAGADDDFDELPVAVDVRRFRDQGV, from the coding sequence ATGAGCGGGAGGTACGTCTTCGACACCGAGGCGATCGTCGCGTACCTCTACGGGGAACCCGGCCACGAGGCGGTCGCCGGGCTCCTCGACGAGGTGTTCGCCGGCGAGTCGGCGGGGGCGCTCGCCGAGACGAACGCCGGCGAGGTCTTCTATCTCGTCGCCCGGTTCGTGGGTGTCGACGACGCCCCGACCGACGCCTCGCTTCGGGAGGCGGACCGGGACCTCCGCGCGCTCGAACGGCGAGGGCTGGCGATCGAATCGGCCGACTGGCGGCTGGCGGCCGAGGTGAAGGCTCACGGGGACATCTCGCTTGCCGACGCCCACGCCGTCGCGCTCGCGAGCGAGCGGGACGCGACGCTTGTCGCCGGCGCGGACGACGACTTCGACGAACTACCCGTCGCAGTCGACGTTCGTCGGTTCCGGGATCAAGGCGTGTAG
- a CDS encoding helix-turn-helix domain-containing protein has protein sequence MESLRDLGLSSYEDRAYRALLALGTGTAAAVAEESGVPKGRIYDALGGLESRGLVRVQTDREPKRYAPVEPAVAVDRLVEAKRRELRQRIETYESGKSELIDRLADAETTDDRFWTAAVGADDSLELLFERIDAAEESIVVVATDVSAQFDVDREGPELLDRLLGVIRSGVDVSVLLSPGVFDDARAAVDEDRATLTIAQGPFELRITEDAYGNFYLIDGEEVCLEVADPLAPDRLFGILDLRDRGFATRVSDGFEAAWADATVVDEV, from the coding sequence ATGGAGTCGCTTCGCGACCTCGGCCTGTCGAGCTACGAGGACCGGGCGTACCGCGCGCTGCTCGCCTTGGGTACCGGGACCGCCGCGGCCGTCGCGGAGGAGAGCGGCGTGCCGAAGGGGCGCATCTACGACGCGCTCGGCGGCCTCGAGTCCCGCGGGCTGGTCCGCGTCCAGACCGACCGCGAGCCGAAGCGGTACGCGCCCGTCGAGCCGGCCGTCGCCGTCGACCGGCTGGTTGAGGCGAAGCGGCGGGAGCTACGCCAGCGGATCGAGACGTACGAGTCGGGCAAGTCGGAGCTGATAGACCGCCTGGCCGACGCCGAGACGACCGACGACCGGTTCTGGACCGCCGCGGTCGGCGCCGACGACTCGCTCGAACTGCTGTTCGAACGGATCGACGCCGCCGAGGAGTCGATCGTCGTCGTCGCGACCGACGTCTCCGCGCAGTTCGACGTCGACCGCGAGGGCCCGGAGCTGCTCGACCGGCTCCTCGGCGTCATCCGGAGCGGCGTCGACGTCTCCGTGCTGCTCTCGCCGGGCGTGTTCGACGACGCGCGCGCGGCGGTCGACGAGGACCGGGCGACGCTGACGATCGCGCAGGGGCCATTCGAACTGCGGATCACGGAGGACGCGTACGGGAACTTCTACCTCATCGACGGCGAGGAGGTGTGTCTGGAGGTCGCTGACCCCCTCGCGCCCGACCGGCTGTTCGGCATACTCGACCTGCGTGACCGCGGCTTCGCGACCCGCGTGAGCGACGGCTTCGAGGCCGCGTGGGCCGACGCAACCGTCGTCGACGAGGTGTGA
- a CDS encoding ribonucleotide-diphosphate reductase subunit beta, with the protein MSESENGNASTGADTEKDIFSERKQLKPYEYSDFLDYVEAIRNSYWVHTEFNFDGDVQDFKVNTTPAEQTVIKRTMLAIAQIEVQVKTFWSDIYEEMPKAEVGNVGMTFAESEVRHMDAYSHLLDVLGITDDFEQVTEEPAIRERIEYLDEYLEKSESDDDREYVMSILLFSTFVEHVSLFSQFLIMTSFDKHEKKFTGIANAVEATSKEEQIHGLFGVELVETIREENPDLFDDDFEEDVQEACRQAYEAETEILDWIFADGELEFLPRAHVDAFLRDRFNQSLENVGVEPVFETDDDLLEETRWFDEDIMMTKDNDFFSKRSTTYNKHTQSVTAEDMF; encoded by the coding sequence ATGAGTGAAAGCGAAAACGGAAACGCGAGCACAGGCGCGGACACAGAGAAGGACATCTTCTCGGAGCGAAAACAGCTGAAGCCCTACGAGTACAGCGATTTCCTCGACTACGTCGAGGCGATCCGGAACAGCTACTGGGTGCATACGGAGTTTAATTTCGACGGAGACGTCCAAGACTTCAAGGTCAACACGACACCTGCCGAGCAGACCGTTATCAAGCGGACGATGCTGGCTATCGCGCAGATCGAGGTCCAGGTGAAGACGTTCTGGTCGGACATCTACGAGGAGATGCCCAAAGCCGAGGTCGGGAACGTGGGTATGACCTTCGCGGAAAGCGAGGTGCGGCACATGGACGCCTACAGTCACCTTCTCGACGTCTTAGGCATCACGGACGACTTCGAGCAGGTGACTGAGGAGCCGGCGATCAGAGAGCGGATCGAGTATCTCGACGAGTACTTGGAGAAGAGCGAGAGCGACGACGACCGGGAGTACGTGATGAGCATCCTGCTTTTCAGCACGTTCGTCGAACACGTCTCGCTGTTCAGCCAGTTCCTCATAATGACGAGCTTCGACAAACACGAGAAGAAGTTCACGGGGATAGCGAACGCCGTCGAAGCGACCAGCAAAGAGGAGCAGATTCACGGGCTGTTCGGGGTCGAGCTGGTGGAGACGATCAGAGAGGAGAACCCGGACCTCTTCGACGACGACTTTGAGGAAGACGTCCAAGAAGCCTGTCGGCAGGCCTACGAGGCAGAGACGGAGATCCTAGACTGGATATTCGCCGACGGCGAGCTGGAGTTTCTCCCCAGAGCGCACGTCGACGCGTTTCTGCGAGACCGGTTCAATCAGAGCCTCGAAAACGTCGGGGTGGAACCGGTGTTCGAGACGGACGACGACCTGCTCGAGGAGACGCGCTGGTTCGACGAGGACATCATGATGACGAAGGATAACGACTTCTTCAGCAAGCGGTCGACCACGTACAACAAACACACGCAGAGCGTTACCGCGGAGGACATGTTCTAA